A section of the Pseudovibrio sp. M1P-2-3 genome encodes:
- a CDS encoding porin translates to MRKLMTSAAALILSASPVFAADLPVAPEPVEYVQICDAYGAGYYFIPGTDTCLRIRGRIRAEYRWNDFGDGPNAWSERYRNSTSTRARGYLRMDSRTQTEFGLLRTYMDLYATVDTPGFDSFSSQNLDNEPVGSFNDIETIMTLDKAFIQFGGMTIGLAQSFYDFWTGYAYGAITTVAYSDRNTWLGGYTFDFGNGFSWSISAEDRTYRQQDYYYGEYLDERFRDVEGYAGQRWPNFVTNFRVDQGWGSAQFMAAIQEVRPLEAAADGKVGYAIGAGVEFNLGFLGNSQFALQGSFGQGALGYINSDWGEVVHDASTVYGDVKSGDGVATGWSIAGGIYTEWTPEWNSALQASYSEADQYRLPDHDQWDVVGKIGWTPVHGFEIGSEIAYRSLHFSDAYLDGVNEAPRDRDLVSILIRVQRDF, encoded by the coding sequence ATGCGCAAACTAATGACCAGCGCGGCAGCGCTTATTTTGAGTGCCTCTCCGGTTTTTGCAGCTGATCTACCTGTTGCACCGGAACCTGTCGAATACGTCCAAATCTGTGACGCATACGGGGCAGGATACTATTTTATACCCGGAACAGATACCTGCTTACGGATCAGAGGAAGGATCCGCGCAGAGTATCGGTGGAATGATTTTGGTGACGGACCAAATGCATGGAGTGAGCGATACAGAAACTCAACCTCAACACGTGCTCGTGGATATCTCAGGATGGATTCCAGAACACAAACTGAGTTCGGATTATTGCGAACTTACATGGACTTGTATGCCACAGTCGACACACCAGGCTTCGATTCATTTTCTTCACAGAACTTAGACAATGAACCTGTAGGTTCATTCAATGATATCGAAACAATCATGACGCTTGACAAAGCCTTCATCCAGTTTGGCGGCATGACGATTGGTTTGGCTCAATCATTCTACGACTTCTGGACAGGCTATGCATATGGCGCCATCACCACGGTTGCATATTCTGATAGAAACACCTGGCTCGGGGGTTACACCTTTGACTTCGGCAACGGTTTCTCTTGGTCAATCTCCGCTGAGGACCGTACATATAGGCAGCAGGATTATTATTACGGAGAATACCTAGATGAAAGGTTTAGAGACGTAGAAGGGTATGCTGGGCAAAGATGGCCAAACTTCGTAACCAATTTCCGCGTGGACCAAGGTTGGGGTAGCGCGCAGTTTATGGCCGCAATACAAGAAGTCCGCCCGCTAGAAGCTGCCGCGGATGGGAAAGTAGGATACGCTATTGGTGCAGGCGTAGAATTCAACCTCGGCTTCTTGGGTAATAGCCAGTTCGCCCTACAAGGGTCATTCGGTCAGGGTGCTCTAGGTTACATTAACAGTGACTGGGGCGAAGTTGTGCACGATGCCAGCACTGTCTACGGCGACGTAAAATCAGGTGACGGCGTAGCAACTGGCTGGTCCATTGCTGGAGGTATTTATACTGAGTGGACACCTGAGTGGAACAGCGCACTACAGGCATCCTATTCGGAAGCAGATCAATATCGACTTCCAGACCATGACCAATGGGACGTAGTCGGAAAAATTGGCTGGACACCTGTTCATGGCTTCGAAATTGGCTCTGAAATCGCATACAGAAGCTTACATTTCAGCGATGCATATTTGGATGGCGTAAACGAAGCGCCTAGAGATCGTGACTTAGTCTCAATCCTAATCCGTGTTCAAAGGGACTTCTGA
- the mutL gene encoding DNA mismatch repair endonuclease MutL, whose translation MPVKQLSDTVINKIAAGEVIERPASVIKELVENAVDAGATRIEVVTAAGGKTLMRVTDNGSGMTRDDLALAVRRHCTSKLPEDDLMDIRTMGFRGEALPSIGSIARLQITTAHQSEGNAWKILIEGGVTGEPEPASFNGGSRVEVRDLFFAVPARLKFLKSDRAEANAITDVVKRVALANPHIRFTLSGSDRRTLEYSACQGEQAHLARIVQILGADFKENALEIDAEREGVQLSGFAGLPTFHRANSQNQFFFVNGRPVRDKLLIGALKGAYSDVLARDRYPVAVLNIELDPHHVDVNVHPAKADVRFRDGQLVRGLLIGALRHAFVVSGYRASTSNTQSTVNAMRAGGGPANMRQYSGAAPTYTDNRTAPQNYSWQESQFRPAEDLLGEGGGFAERQAEFIMPNEAESQGGAPTPFLQPSADARAHIVSDQLEERQSNPLGAARAQIHETYIVSQTTDGLVIVDQHAAHERLVYERLKEQLAKNEVARQLLLIPEVVELPEEEAVAVVERASELAEVGLVVEAFGPGAVIVRETPAMLKKVDAKGLIQDLADDFIEWDSSSRIREKLDLVAATIACHGSIRSGRRMRPEEMDALLRDMEKTPLSGQCNHGRPTWIELKLADIERLFGRT comes from the coding sequence ATGCCAGTTAAACAACTCAGTGATACTGTTATCAACAAAATTGCCGCCGGTGAGGTTATTGAAAGGCCCGCAAGTGTTATTAAGGAACTTGTTGAAAATGCAGTGGATGCGGGCGCTACCCGAATAGAGGTTGTGACGGCTGCCGGTGGAAAGACGCTTATGCGTGTTACTGATAATGGTTCAGGGATGACGCGTGATGATCTGGCTCTTGCAGTTCGCAGGCACTGCACTTCCAAGTTGCCGGAAGACGACCTCATGGATATTCGTACAATGGGGTTTCGTGGAGAGGCACTGCCCTCCATTGGTTCAATTGCCCGTCTGCAAATTACAACTGCGCACCAAAGTGAAGGGAATGCTTGGAAAATCCTGATTGAAGGTGGCGTTACGGGAGAACCGGAACCTGCTTCATTCAATGGTGGTAGCCGGGTTGAGGTGCGAGATTTGTTCTTTGCTGTTCCCGCCCGTTTGAAGTTTTTAAAATCTGATAGGGCCGAGGCGAATGCTATTACCGATGTTGTCAAGCGCGTTGCCCTAGCAAATCCTCACATTCGTTTCACGCTGTCTGGAAGTGACAGGCGGACTTTGGAATACTCCGCCTGTCAAGGTGAGCAGGCACATCTGGCACGTATTGTGCAAATATTGGGAGCTGACTTCAAAGAGAATGCGCTTGAGATTGATGCGGAAAGGGAGGGGGTTCAACTTTCAGGTTTTGCAGGTCTTCCGACCTTTCATCGCGCCAATTCTCAGAACCAGTTTTTCTTTGTTAATGGTCGCCCCGTTCGAGACAAGTTGCTGATTGGTGCTCTCAAGGGGGCTTATTCCGATGTTTTGGCGCGAGACCGTTATCCGGTCGCAGTTTTAAATATCGAACTCGACCCGCATCATGTGGACGTTAACGTTCATCCGGCAAAAGCTGATGTGCGATTTCGCGATGGGCAGCTTGTGCGTGGGTTGTTGATTGGGGCGCTACGTCACGCCTTTGTGGTTTCCGGCTATCGCGCCTCTACTTCGAATACGCAATCGACAGTTAATGCTATGAGGGCGGGCGGCGGGCCTGCAAATATGCGTCAATATTCAGGTGCTGCGCCAACTTACACGGACAACCGGACTGCTCCACAAAATTACAGCTGGCAAGAATCTCAGTTTAGACCCGCGGAGGATCTCTTGGGGGAAGGAGGAGGTTTTGCAGAGCGGCAGGCCGAATTCATCATGCCCAATGAAGCGGAGTCGCAGGGAGGTGCGCCAACTCCTTTTCTTCAGCCTTCAGCCGATGCGCGGGCGCATATCGTTTCAGATCAGTTGGAGGAGCGCCAGTCAAATCCTTTGGGGGCTGCAAGGGCTCAAATTCATGAAACCTATATTGTCTCCCAGACGACAGATGGTTTGGTTATCGTTGACCAGCATGCTGCACATGAGCGCTTGGTTTATGAGCGTTTGAAAGAGCAGCTGGCAAAAAATGAGGTAGCGCGCCAACTACTGCTTATTCCAGAGGTGGTTGAGTTGCCAGAAGAAGAGGCGGTTGCGGTGGTGGAGAGGGCGAGTGAGCTCGCTGAAGTCGGGTTGGTTGTCGAGGCGTTCGGACCCGGGGCGGTTATTGTTCGGGAAACGCCAGCAATGCTAAAGAAAGTCGATGCTAAGGGTCTTATTCAGGATCTGGCTGATGACTTTATTGAGTGGGATTCGTCATCTCGTATTAGAGAGAAGTTGGACTTGGTTGCAGCAACGATTGCATGTCATGGTTCCATACGATCAGGAAGAAGAATGCGCCCGGAAGAGATGGATGCTTTGCTGCGCGATATGGAAAAAACACCGCTGTCTGGGCAGTGTAATCATGGCCGTCCTACGTGGATTGAGTTGAAACTTGCAGATATAGAACGCCTATTTGGGCGAACATAA
- a CDS encoding TIGR01459 family HAD-type hydrolase produces the protein MEFSSPMNNVKMQARAINGLSAIAPHFQGILCDVWGVLHNGKQAIPNAAHALCNYRKNFGNPVVLITNSPRSAQQIAHHLASLGIPTEAYDAIITSGDTVRDLLSQKDVPNIFHIGPHRHQNFFEKIECNSTDANQADLIVCTGLRDRENENPEHYRQQFAEYISLGLTMICANPDIVSEHGDKLVWCAGSLARLYNEMGGQVLTTGKPNPPIYQSALRQLENLSNTKLPTNRILAIGDGLFTDIKGANAKGLGTLFLSGGIHASEWQVEEKDFMPSLHIRLEQEGLEVQSVMRRLHW, from the coding sequence TTGGAATTCTCCTCACCTATGAATAACGTCAAGATGCAAGCCCGAGCAATCAACGGCCTATCTGCAATAGCACCTCATTTTCAAGGGATCCTTTGCGATGTCTGGGGCGTTCTTCATAACGGAAAACAAGCGATACCCAATGCAGCCCACGCCCTTTGCAATTACCGGAAAAACTTTGGTAATCCCGTCGTCTTAATCACAAATTCACCGCGTAGCGCACAACAAATCGCGCATCATCTTGCTTCGCTTGGAATACCAACAGAAGCATATGACGCCATCATCACATCCGGCGATACTGTCCGCGATCTACTTTCCCAAAAAGATGTTCCAAATATTTTTCACATCGGACCACACCGTCATCAGAATTTCTTTGAAAAGATTGAATGTAATTCCACTGATGCCAACCAAGCTGATTTGATAGTTTGTACGGGGCTGAGGGACCGTGAAAATGAAAATCCAGAACACTACCGACAGCAATTTGCGGAGTATATCTCCTTAGGCTTGACCATGATTTGCGCAAACCCCGATATTGTTTCAGAACATGGAGACAAATTGGTTTGGTGTGCGGGGTCTTTAGCCCGGCTTTACAATGAAATGGGCGGGCAAGTTCTCACGACTGGGAAGCCCAATCCTCCAATTTATCAAAGTGCACTCAGGCAACTTGAGAACCTAAGCAATACCAAGCTTCCTACCAACAGGATTTTGGCAATTGGGGACGGGCTATTCACCGATATCAAAGGTGCCAATGCCAAAGGTTTGGGAACTCTCTTCCTAAGTGGAGGAATTCATGCAAGTGAATGGCAAGTGGAAGAGAAGGATTTCATGCCGTCGCTCCATATCAGATTGGAGCAGGAAGGCCTGGAAGTTCAATCTGTAATGCGGCGCCTTCACTGGTAA
- a CDS encoding protein phosphatase CheZ yields the protein MAIVENLDVKSVIEFLEENKTRTTEITLNDVMRLAEVMAGSMTDAVIQVQPNFTEELMAIGAEIARMKSEIAKLRVAEMKSNRIPEAGRELDAIVSATEEATNSIMEAAEAIMAADPEESEAYVDTVNAQVMEIFQACAFQDITGQRISRVVRTLNFIDERVSTFIEHLRLSQEVNASDEVEESEEEKRARELILHGPQHVGEGVSQGDIDALMGSSDQADIDKLFG from the coding sequence ATGGCGATTGTTGAAAATTTGGACGTTAAAAGCGTTATCGAGTTTCTTGAGGAAAACAAGACTCGTACAACAGAAATTACACTCAATGATGTGATGCGTCTGGCTGAAGTGATGGCTGGGTCTATGACTGACGCGGTTATACAAGTGCAGCCTAATTTTACCGAAGAGCTTATGGCTATCGGTGCCGAAATTGCGCGCATGAAAAGTGAGATTGCCAAGCTGCGCGTCGCAGAAATGAAAAGCAATCGTATTCCAGAGGCAGGCCGAGAGCTTGATGCAATTGTTTCTGCTACCGAGGAGGCGACAAACTCTATTATGGAGGCAGCAGAAGCTATTATGGCTGCTGACCCTGAAGAGAGCGAAGCTTATGTGGATACTGTAAATGCGCAGGTTATGGAGATTTTTCAGGCTTGTGCGTTTCAAGATATTACCGGTCAGCGCATTTCCCGTGTTGTACGCACTTTGAACTTTATCGATGAGAGAGTATCGACTTTCATTGAACATTTACGATTGAGTCAAGAAGTAAATGCGAGTGATGAAGTGGAAGAATCCGAGGAGGAAAAGCGCGCACGCGAGCTTATTCTGCACGGTCCCCAGCATGTTGGAGAAGGTGTCTCGCAAGGAGATATTGATGCGTTAATGGGATCCTCGGATCAAGCCGACATTGATAAGCTTTTTGGCTAA
- a CDS encoding response regulator has protein sequence MAVDLQMPILVVDDYKTMIRIIRNLLKQLGFNDIDDAADGQEAFEKMKQRRYGLVISDWNMEPVTGYELLKQVRQEPALCKTPFIMVTAESKTENVIAAKKAGVNNYIVKPFNAQTLKGKIEAVFAS, from the coding sequence ATGGCCGTTGATCTTCAGATGCCTATTTTGGTTGTCGATGATTATAAGACCATGATTCGAATCATTCGTAACTTGTTGAAGCAACTTGGCTTTAACGATATCGATGATGCGGCAGATGGACAAGAAGCCTTCGAAAAAATGAAGCAGCGCCGCTATGGGCTGGTTATTTCGGATTGGAACATGGAGCCTGTGACAGGCTATGAACTTTTGAAACAAGTTCGCCAGGAACCAGCGCTTTGTAAAACACCGTTCATCATGGTGACCGCTGAATCAAAAACTGAAAATGTGATCGCAGCGAAAAAAGCTGGCGTTAACAATTACATTGTGAAGCCATTTAACGCTCAAACCCTAAAAGGGAAAATTGAGGCGGTTTTCGCGAGTTAA
- a CDS encoding MaoC family dehydratase produces MLTLRALSFEDLKVGMVEELKKSVSSQDIVGFAEISGDRNPIHLSEHFAAKTPFKSRIAHGLYTASLISAVLGTRLPGPGAIYLSQTLKFMAPVFIGDDVLVRVEVGELIPEKCRALLKCTCSVDDKIVLKGEAIVKVPTRSELDVPV; encoded by the coding sequence ATGCTTACGCTACGCGCTTTATCATTTGAAGACCTAAAAGTGGGCATGGTGGAGGAGCTAAAAAAATCTGTTAGTTCCCAAGATATTGTCGGCTTTGCTGAAATATCGGGCGACAGAAACCCTATTCACCTCTCCGAGCATTTTGCTGCAAAAACACCCTTTAAAAGCCGTATAGCTCACGGCCTTTACACCGCTAGTCTGATCTCTGCAGTTTTGGGAACACGCCTGCCGGGTCCTGGCGCTATATATCTATCCCAAACTCTTAAATTTATGGCCCCAGTTTTTATTGGTGATGATGTTCTGGTTCGCGTCGAAGTCGGGGAGCTTATCCCAGAAAAATGCCGAGCCCTGCTTAAATGCACATGTTCTGTCGATGATAAAATCGTCCTTAAAGGCGAGGCTATTGTAAAAGTTCCAACACGTAGCGAGCTGGACGTCCCTGTTTAA
- a CDS encoding bifunctional riboflavin kinase/FAD synthetase: MNENPAQAKPFTVLTDLSAVPEHLRGGVVAIGNFDGVHRGHRAVLDLTLQEAKKQGVPALAMTFEPHPRTFFKPDAPVFRLTPAHAKAEILQAAGLDGVIQIPFNKDFAGMSAESFVEDILVDKLGITQSITGYDFHFGRQRKGTPKFLKAAGKANDFHVTIVGAEKDEGQDVISSSRIRTALADGDIALANGLLGYRFFVEATVQHGEKRGRDLGYPTANLKLADNCILKYGIYAVRVMVDGKLQDGVASFGSRPTFDNGAPLLEVHLFNFSGDLYDKELQVFILGFIRSELKFDSVEALIAQMDQDSAESRAIIASVQPLSDLDRAL; this comes from the coding sequence ATGAATGAGAACCCAGCGCAGGCCAAACCTTTTACTGTTCTAACAGATCTTTCCGCGGTGCCAGAGCATCTGCGCGGAGGAGTTGTAGCCATAGGAAATTTTGATGGCGTACACCGAGGCCATAGAGCAGTTCTTGATCTCACCTTGCAAGAGGCGAAAAAGCAAGGTGTTCCAGCTCTGGCAATGACATTCGAACCTCATCCTCGGACATTTTTCAAACCAGATGCACCTGTCTTTCGCTTAACACCCGCTCATGCAAAAGCCGAAATATTACAGGCAGCAGGCCTCGACGGTGTTATTCAAATTCCATTCAACAAAGACTTTGCTGGAATGTCCGCTGAAAGTTTTGTCGAAGACATCTTGGTTGACAAGCTTGGCATTACACAAAGCATCACTGGCTATGATTTTCATTTTGGAAGACAGCGAAAGGGAACACCAAAATTCCTCAAAGCTGCTGGAAAAGCCAACGACTTTCATGTGACAATTGTTGGCGCTGAAAAAGATGAGGGGCAAGACGTTATCTCCTCCAGCCGTATACGCACAGCTTTAGCCGATGGCGACATAGCGTTGGCAAACGGCTTGCTTGGTTACCGTTTCTTCGTGGAAGCTACTGTTCAGCACGGAGAAAAACGTGGACGTGACCTCGGCTACCCCACCGCAAATCTGAAACTGGCTGACAACTGTATCTTGAAATACGGCATTTATGCTGTGAGAGTTATGGTGGATGGAAAACTCCAGGACGGCGTCGCCAGCTTTGGAAGCCGTCCAACATTCGACAATGGCGCCCCTCTTCTCGAAGTTCACCTCTTTAATTTTTCTGGGGACCTCTACGACAAAGAACTACAGGTTTTCATACTTGGCTTCATTCGCTCCGAATTAAAGTTCGATAGTGTGGAAGCGCTTATTGCTCAAATGGATCAGGACAGCGCTGAATCGCGGGCAATTATTGCCTCTGTTCAGCCTCTTTCTGATCTGGACAGAGCTCTCTAG
- the ileS gene encoding isoleucine--tRNA ligase, whose amino-acid sequence MTESATRDYSETLNLPKTDFPMRAGLPKNEPKILERWKEENLFKQLREQAAGKPKFILHDGPPYANGNIHIGHALNKVLKDIINRSMQMQGYNAHYVPGWDCHGLPIEWKIEEQYRKKGKNKDAVPVNEFRRECRDFAGKWIDVQKEEFKRLGIEGDWSNPYLTMNYDSEAIIAKELMKFASSGQLYRGSKPVMWSIVEKTALAEAEVEYEDHESHAIWVKFPVLTGDEALVGKNVVIWTTTPWTIPANRAISFSNTIGYGLYKVTQAADDNWIKVGEEIILAHALAESVFKSARVDAFEKVADVDPSKIEYCAHPFRGAAEANGYYDFFVPMLSGEHVTEDAGTGFVHTAPGHGAEDFQMFLDNREAFKKAGTEQVPLTVQEDGAYYPHVPLFEGKYILDRKGKDGSTNKAVIEKLNEVGSLIARARIKHSYPHSWRSKAPLIFRNTPQWFVYMDKELSQEAQKDTLRGRALKAISETRFVPASGQNRINNMIESRPDWVLSRQRAWGVPISIFVNKESGEVLIDDAVNDRIVEAFTNEGADAWFEDGATQRFLGEAYKAEDFEKVDDILDVWFDSGTTHAFCLETREELSPKRKGIGGDDYVLYLEGTDQHRGWFHSSLLESCGTRGHAPYDAVVTHGFTMDEHGRKMSKSLGNTVAPQDIIKQYGADILRLWVGSVDYLDDQRIGPEIIKTNVDAYRKLRNTLRFMLGALGHYKGEEIALEDMPELEQLMLHRLSELDEVVRAAYSSFDFRKIFSTLFNFMTVELSAFYFDVRKDALYCDPQSSVKRKASLYVIDQLFRHLVTWLAPILPFSSEECWTYRNGKDSQSVHLEQFAVIPENWKNNELAQKWEKIRSVRRVITGALEIERREKRIGSSLEAHPTVYITNQDLLGALEGLDLAEIAITSQIAISTEASPNGAFTLDEIEGVGVIPALAEGQKCARSWKILPEVGSDPEYPDITLRDAAAMRELESAAK is encoded by the coding sequence ATGACTGAGAGTGCGACCAGAGATTACTCCGAGACGCTCAATCTGCCAAAGACTGACTTTCCAATGCGGGCCGGCCTTCCTAAGAATGAGCCTAAAATCCTTGAGCGCTGGAAAGAGGAAAACCTTTTTAAACAGCTGCGGGAACAGGCTGCTGGTAAGCCAAAGTTTATCCTTCACGATGGCCCCCCCTATGCAAACGGTAATATCCATATTGGTCATGCATTGAACAAAGTCCTGAAGGACATCATCAACCGCTCCATGCAGATGCAGGGCTACAATGCCCATTATGTGCCGGGTTGGGATTGTCATGGGCTGCCCATCGAATGGAAAATTGAAGAGCAGTACCGTAAAAAAGGCAAAAATAAAGACGCTGTTCCGGTCAATGAATTCCGCCGAGAGTGCCGTGACTTTGCAGGCAAGTGGATTGATGTTCAAAAAGAAGAATTCAAGCGTCTAGGCATTGAGGGTGATTGGAGCAATCCATACCTCACTATGAACTATGACAGTGAAGCGATCATTGCCAAAGAACTGATGAAGTTTGCCAGTTCTGGCCAGCTGTATCGCGGTTCCAAGCCAGTCATGTGGTCCATCGTTGAAAAAACCGCTCTTGCCGAAGCAGAAGTCGAATACGAAGATCACGAGTCCCACGCCATTTGGGTCAAGTTCCCTGTTCTCACAGGCGACGAAGCTCTTGTTGGCAAGAATGTCGTTATCTGGACTACAACTCCTTGGACGATTCCCGCAAACCGTGCAATTTCGTTCTCTAATACCATTGGATATGGGCTCTATAAAGTTACACAGGCAGCTGACGACAATTGGATAAAGGTTGGAGAAGAAATTATCCTGGCACACGCTCTGGCCGAGAGTGTCTTTAAATCAGCACGTGTTGATGCCTTTGAAAAGGTTGCTGATGTCGATCCTTCCAAAATCGAATATTGCGCTCACCCATTCCGTGGCGCAGCCGAAGCAAATGGGTACTACGACTTCTTCGTTCCAATGCTTTCCGGTGAGCATGTAACGGAGGATGCAGGTACAGGTTTTGTGCACACTGCCCCCGGTCACGGTGCAGAAGACTTCCAAATGTTTCTAGACAATCGTGAAGCCTTTAAAAAGGCCGGTACGGAACAAGTGCCTTTGACCGTTCAGGAAGACGGGGCTTACTACCCGCATGTGCCTTTGTTTGAAGGAAAATACATTCTGGACCGTAAAGGCAAAGACGGATCAACCAACAAAGCTGTTATAGAAAAGCTGAATGAAGTTGGTTCCCTTATTGCGCGGGCTAGAATCAAACACTCTTACCCGCACTCCTGGCGCTCCAAAGCTCCACTGATTTTCCGCAATACTCCGCAGTGGTTTGTCTACATGGATAAAGAGCTTTCCCAAGAAGCTCAAAAGGACACACTGCGCGGGCGAGCTCTCAAAGCAATTTCAGAAACCCGCTTTGTTCCCGCCTCCGGTCAGAACCGCATCAATAACATGATCGAATCACGTCCTGACTGGGTTCTTTCCCGCCAGCGTGCGTGGGGTGTGCCCATCTCCATTTTCGTCAATAAGGAAAGCGGAGAGGTATTGATTGACGACGCTGTCAACGACCGCATAGTTGAAGCTTTCACCAATGAAGGGGCCGACGCGTGGTTTGAAGACGGTGCTACACAGCGTTTCCTAGGAGAAGCCTACAAGGCTGAAGACTTCGAGAAAGTTGATGACATTCTCGACGTATGGTTTGATTCAGGCACAACACACGCGTTTTGTCTGGAAACTCGCGAAGAACTGTCTCCCAAGCGTAAGGGTATCGGCGGAGATGATTACGTTCTTTACCTTGAAGGTACAGACCAACACCGCGGCTGGTTCCACTCTTCCCTTTTGGAGAGTTGTGGCACGCGTGGCCACGCCCCATACGATGCTGTTGTAACCCATGGCTTTACCATGGACGAGCATGGCCGCAAGATGTCAAAGTCTCTGGGCAACACCGTAGCTCCGCAAGATATCATCAAGCAGTATGGTGCGGATATTCTACGCCTATGGGTTGGGTCCGTTGATTACCTTGACGACCAGCGCATTGGGCCAGAAATTATCAAGACTAACGTAGATGCGTATCGCAAACTGCGTAATACTTTGCGCTTCATGCTTGGAGCTCTGGGCCATTACAAAGGTGAAGAGATTGCTCTTGAAGACATGCCTGAGCTGGAACAGCTCATGCTGCATCGCCTGTCAGAGCTGGATGAAGTTGTTCGTGCAGCTTACAGCTCATTCGACTTCAGGAAAATCTTCTCCACCTTGTTCAACTTCATGACCGTTGAGCTGTCGGCTTTCTACTTCGATGTAAGAAAAGACGCTCTTTACTGTGACCCTCAGTCTTCTGTGAAACGTAAAGCAAGCCTTTATGTGATTGACCAGCTGTTCCGTCATTTGGTCACATGGCTCGCCCCTATCCTGCCATTCTCATCTGAAGAGTGCTGGACATATCGCAATGGCAAGGATAGCCAGTCCGTTCATCTGGAACAGTTTGCTGTTATTCCTGAAAACTGGAAAAACAATGAGCTTGCCCAGAAGTGGGAAAAAATTCGCAGTGTTCGCCGCGTCATCACAGGCGCTTTGGAAATCGAACGCCGGGAAAAGCGAATTGGTTCCTCTTTGGAAGCACATCCAACCGTGTATATCACCAATCAGGACTTGCTGGGTGCTCTTGAAGGGTTGGATTTGGCGGAAATTGCCATCACCAGCCAGATTGCAATTAGTACAGAAGCATCCCCTAATGGTGCCTTTACTCTGGATGAGATTGAAGGCGTGGGCGTCATTCCTGCCCTTGCAGAAGGGCAAAAGTGCGCACGCTCATGGAAGATTCTCCCTGAGGTTGGTAGTGATCCAGAATATCCGGATATTACTTTGCGTGATGCAGCAGCAATGCGGGAACTGGAAAGCGCAGCAAAATAG
- the lspA gene encoding signal peptidase II, whose amino-acid sequence MKSQWTWGRYSPLIALIATIGAALDQLAKIWVVHIYDMANNVFISVLPVLDIVLVWNRGVSYGLFQQDHPIGRWALAVFTVLAAIAIWVWGVRSSSKPLSIYLGLILAGAIGNGIDRIYYGQVVDYLYFHVNSFSWYVFNLADVWIVLGAAGLFWDSLFSKKKKKT is encoded by the coding sequence ATGAAAAGCCAATGGACTTGGGGGCGTTATAGCCCCCTTATTGCACTCATCGCCACTATCGGTGCAGCGTTAGACCAGCTGGCGAAGATCTGGGTAGTCCATATCTATGATATGGCAAACAATGTCTTCATTTCCGTGCTGCCAGTATTGGATATTGTTCTGGTCTGGAATCGCGGTGTTTCCTACGGACTTTTCCAGCAAGATCACCCAATTGGACGATGGGCCCTCGCAGTTTTCACCGTTCTGGCTGCAATTGCCATCTGGGTTTGGGGTGTACGAAGCTCCAGCAAACCTTTATCCATATATCTTGGACTAATACTCGCTGGGGCTATCGGAAACGGTATTGATCGTATCTACTACGGGCAAGTGGTGGATTATCTATATTTCCACGTGAACAGCTTTTCATGGTATGTTTTCAACCTTGCCGACGTTTGGATCGTTCTTGGCGCAGCCGGTCTGTTCTGGGACAGTTTATTTTCAAAGAAAAAGAAGAAAACTTAA